The proteins below are encoded in one region of Prevotella melaninogenica ATCC 25845:
- a CDS encoding DUF4919 domain-containing protein, whose product MRKLFAFVLLLLSLAVSAQTDKTFMSVNWDKIKAEVKANPQHVQQLVDILINVDADTTLTAEDKILAVYGRTYLNNGRDMFMELDMSKARNEGKFDVAATLADKVLASNPLNTNAIVSKIYHFRKLSTTEPDKSWMLSDSLKVYSVRLSRILDTIFMTGDGSKEHPFSVTSVGDEYNLVYFFFGIPKVNSQMVVGSCDRLVLGETNANYTSSDIYFDVKRVFEIERSMFEQQGGKGK is encoded by the coding sequence ATGAGAAAGTTGTTTGCTTTCGTGTTGTTGCTGCTATCGTTAGCAGTATCAGCACAGACGGATAAGACATTTATGTCTGTCAATTGGGATAAGATAAAGGCAGAAGTGAAAGCTAACCCACAGCATGTTCAGCAGTTAGTTGACATTCTTATCAATGTTGACGCTGATACCACATTGACTGCTGAGGACAAAATCTTGGCTGTTTATGGACGAACTTACCTTAATAATGGTAGGGATATGTTCATGGAACTTGATATGTCGAAAGCCAGGAACGAAGGTAAGTTTGATGTTGCTGCTACGCTTGCGGATAAGGTTCTTGCCAGCAATCCGCTTAATACCAATGCTATCGTGTCTAAGATTTATCATTTCAGAAAACTTTCAACCACCGAACCTGATAAATCATGGATGTTGAGCGATAGCCTTAAGGTCTATTCTGTTCGTTTATCACGCATTCTCGATACAATCTTCATGACTGGTGATGGTAGTAAGGAACATCCTTTCTCCGTGACATCAGTGGGGGATGAATATAACCTTGTTTACTTCTTCTTTGGTATTCCTAAGGTGAATAGTCAGATGGTAGTCGGTAGTTGTGACCGTCTTGTTTTGGGCGAAACGAATGCTAATTACACTTCTTCTGACATTTACTTTGATGTAAAACGAGTCTTTGAAATCGAGAGGTCTATGTTTGAACAGCAAGGAGGAAAGGGGAAGTAA
- a CDS encoding YifB family Mg chelatase-like AAA ATPase, with amino-acid sequence MLVKTFCAAVNGMEVTTVTVEVSITRGVLFHLTGLADGAVKESHDRIAAALLNTGYKFPVADITANLAPADLKKEGSSFDLPLAIAILAANEKMSCDRLREFMLVGELSLDGTLQPVKGILPIAIKARAEKFKGIIVPKANEHEAAVVDTLEVYGMDNILQVIDFLNGTSTPEPCFVDTRKEFYEHQYAFDLDFADVRGQENVKRALEVAAAGGHNLIMVGPPGSGKSMMAKRLPSILPPLSLSESLETTQIHSIAGKLRRDTGLITQRPFRSPHHTISEVALVGGGANPMPGEITLAHNGVLFCDELPEFNKHTLEVLRQPLEDRHITISRAKYTVTYPCSFMFVASMNPCPCGYFADPTHHCVCTPGQIQKYLAKISGPLMDRIDIQCEIAPLPFKDISQATPGESSAAIRERVIRARAIQTDRFSSYRNIHCNAQMSERMIHEFAEPDEASIKLLRDAMERLKLSARAYNRILKVARSIADLEESEAVQVQHIAEAIGYRNLDRSDWAER; translated from the coding sequence GTGCTTGTAAAAACATTCTGTGCAGCTGTCAACGGAATGGAAGTCACCACCGTGACAGTCGAAGTTAGTATCACACGGGGCGTGTTGTTCCATCTTACCGGTCTTGCAGACGGAGCGGTAAAGGAAAGCCATGACCGTATAGCTGCAGCACTTCTTAATACTGGTTACAAGTTTCCTGTAGCCGATATCACCGCCAATCTTGCTCCTGCCGACCTCAAGAAGGAAGGCTCCAGTTTTGATCTCCCATTGGCAATAGCCATCTTGGCTGCCAATGAGAAGATGAGTTGTGACCGTTTGCGAGAGTTTATGCTTGTGGGAGAATTGAGCCTTGACGGTACTTTACAGCCTGTTAAAGGCATACTACCCATAGCTATCAAGGCACGTGCCGAGAAGTTTAAAGGTATCATTGTGCCGAAGGCTAATGAGCACGAAGCGGCTGTGGTAGACACGTTGGAGGTCTATGGAATGGATAATATCCTGCAAGTAATTGACTTCCTTAATGGTACATCTACTCCAGAACCTTGTTTTGTGGATACACGGAAAGAGTTTTACGAGCATCAATATGCTTTCGACCTCGACTTTGCTGATGTCCGTGGTCAAGAGAATGTGAAGCGAGCATTAGAGGTTGCAGCGGCTGGTGGGCATAATCTGATCATGGTTGGACCACCCGGAAGTGGAAAGAGTATGATGGCAAAGCGCCTTCCTTCTATCCTCCCTCCTTTGTCTCTTTCAGAGAGTTTAGAAACAACTCAGATTCACTCGATAGCTGGTAAGTTACGTCGTGACACAGGACTGATTACGCAACGTCCTTTCCGTAGCCCTCACCATACTATCTCTGAGGTTGCACTCGTGGGTGGTGGAGCCAATCCAATGCCGGGTGAAATAACCCTTGCACATAATGGAGTGTTATTCTGCGATGAGTTACCTGAGTTTAATAAACACACTTTAGAGGTACTTCGACAGCCTTTAGAGGATCGTCATATAACGATTTCACGTGCCAAATATACGGTTACTTATCCTTGTAGTTTCATGTTTGTAGCAAGTATGAATCCCTGTCCGTGTGGCTATTTTGCTGACCCTACGCATCATTGTGTTTGTACTCCAGGGCAGATTCAGAAGTATCTTGCTAAGATATCAGGTCCGTTAATGGACAGAATCGACATTCAGTGTGAGATTGCACCTCTCCCCTTCAAAGATATATCACAAGCAACACCGGGCGAGTCGAGTGCTGCTATTCGTGAACGTGTTATCCGTGCACGTGCTATTCAGACCGATCGCTTTAGCAGTTATCGTAATATTCATTGTAATGCGCAGATGTCTGAGCGTATGATTCATGAGTTTGCCGAGCCCGATGAAGCCTCTATTAAGTTACTCCGTGATGCTATGGAGCGTTTGAAACTGTCTGCTCGCGCCTATAACAGGATTCTAAAAGTAGCGCGTTCGATAGCCGACTTGGAAGAGTCTGAGGCTGTACAAGTACAGCATATCGCTGAGGCAATAGGGTATAGAAACTTGGATAGAAGCGACTGGGCTGAGAGATGA
- a CDS encoding TlpA disulfide reductase family protein, which translates to MRMKRIAYILLFSLLLISCGTRSGYFKMEGRFLHMNQGELYVYSPDGGIAGLDTIKIEAGRFSYEKPCSKPSTLIIIFPNYSTQPIFAESGEAVEVKADASHLKEMEVEGTEDNELMTKFRKQIASVSPPEELKYAIAFIKDHPESAVSAYLLNRYLVQTESPDYKQAAKLLPLLIKEQPDNATLGRLQRHLSELGSLPIGSKLPKFSAKDVNGKTVNNATFQGKDVVIISTWAAWSYESLDVQRALSDAVKAGKIAALGICVDANPKEVKQTLERDGIEFSNVCDGKLLNTPLLKTFGLNTIPDNIVIRNGKVVERNITANTIRQRYGAE; encoded by the coding sequence ATGCGCATGAAGCGAATAGCATACATTCTTTTGTTCTCCCTGCTGTTAATTTCTTGTGGTACTCGTAGCGGTTACTTCAAGATGGAAGGACGCTTCTTGCATATGAATCAAGGTGAGCTTTATGTGTATAGTCCCGATGGTGGTATTGCGGGTTTGGATACCATCAAGATTGAGGCGGGTCGTTTCTCTTATGAGAAGCCTTGTAGCAAACCTTCTACGTTAATTATCATCTTCCCTAATTATTCTACACAACCAATCTTTGCCGAATCGGGCGAAGCGGTTGAGGTAAAAGCGGATGCTTCCCACTTGAAAGAGATGGAGGTAGAGGGCACGGAGGATAATGAACTCATGACTAAGTTCCGTAAACAGATAGCAAGTGTCTCTCCTCCAGAGGAGTTGAAGTATGCAATCGCATTTATCAAGGACCATCCAGAGTCTGCTGTGAGTGCATATTTACTTAATCGTTATCTTGTTCAAACAGAGTCTCCTGACTATAAGCAGGCTGCAAAGCTTTTACCTTTATTGATAAAAGAACAGCCCGATAATGCCACTTTAGGTCGTCTTCAACGACATCTATCTGAGTTAGGTTCACTGCCAATCGGTAGTAAGTTGCCTAAGTTCTCAGCTAAAGATGTCAATGGAAAGACGGTTAATAACGCGACTTTTCAAGGAAAAGATGTCGTTATTATCAGCACATGGGCAGCATGGAGTTACGAGAGTCTTGATGTCCAACGTGCGCTGAGTGATGCCGTGAAAGCAGGAAAGATAGCTGCTTTGGGTATTTGTGTAGATGCCAATCCTAAGGAAGTAAAGCAGACTTTAGAGCGTGATGGGATTGAGTTTTCCAATGTTTGTGATGGAAAACTACTGAATACACCACTACTCAAAACCTTTGGTCTTAATACTATACCAGATAATATCGTCATTCGCAATGGGAAAGTAGTCGAAAGAAACATCACTGCTAACACCATCCGTCAGCGTTATGGCGCCGAATAA
- a CDS encoding polyketide cyclase, whose amino-acid sequence MTKFESSVKQIPHSQQCVYNTLSDLNNVQRLKERLPEGSTGNDEMDKVKERLQNITFDQDSLSVNVDPVGQISMRIIEREEPKTIKFESANSPLSFNFWIQILPVTESSSKMKLTIDADIPFFAKGMVSKPLQEGIEKIADALAMIPFE is encoded by the coding sequence ATGACAAAATTTGAAAGTAGCGTAAAGCAAATTCCTCATTCTCAGCAGTGTGTATACAACACGCTGAGCGACTTGAATAATGTACAGCGTCTGAAGGAACGTCTCCCAGAAGGTTCTACGGGTAATGATGAGATGGATAAGGTGAAAGAAAGATTGCAGAATATTACCTTTGATCAGGACTCCTTGTCTGTGAATGTTGACCCTGTTGGTCAGATTTCTATGCGTATTATTGAGCGTGAAGAGCCTAAGACGATTAAGTTTGAAAGTGCTAATTCGCCATTATCCTTTAATTTCTGGATTCAGATACTGCCTGTTACAGAGTCTTCTTCAAAGATGAAACTCACGATAGATGCCGATATTCCTTTCTTTGCAAAGGGTATGGTGTCAAAGCCTTTACAGGAAGGTATTGAGAAGATTGCCGATGCTTTGGCAATGATTCCGTTCGAATAA